The proteins below come from a single Corynebacterium cystitidis genomic window:
- a CDS encoding phosphoglycerate kinase, whose translation MTAKNLQDLLDEGVDGRHVLVRSDFNVPLNDNGEITDSGRIDASLPTLKALLDGGAKVIVMAHLGRPKGEPDPKYSLAPVAEALSERLGQFVALAQDVSGEDAHERANGLTEGEILLLENVRFDPRETSKDESERGEFADELVALAADNGAFVSDGFGVVHRAQTSVYDVAKRLPSYAGKLVDNEVNTLAAVKDNPEHPYVVVLGGSKVSDKLGVIEALAEKADSVIIGGGMCYTFLTAQGHNTQNSLLQEEMVDTCKDLLKRFGDKIVLPIDLVVASEFSNEAEHKVVDLDGTPEGWMSLDIGPESAKKYAEIIKDAKTVFWNGPMGVFELSNFADGTRAVAEAMIEATKNNDSFTVVGGGDSAASVRTLGLDEEGFSHISTGGGASLEFLEGKDLPGVSVLKS comes from the coding sequence ATGACTGCAAAAAACCTGCAAGACCTCCTCGATGAAGGCGTTGACGGCCGCCACGTCCTCGTCCGATCTGACTTCAACGTGCCCCTCAACGACAACGGCGAGATCACCGACTCCGGCCGTATCGATGCGTCCCTACCAACCTTGAAAGCGCTGCTTGATGGAGGCGCAAAGGTTATCGTGATGGCACACCTCGGACGCCCCAAGGGAGAGCCGGATCCGAAGTACTCGCTTGCACCGGTCGCAGAAGCACTGTCGGAACGCTTGGGCCAATTTGTCGCCCTTGCACAGGACGTCTCCGGCGAGGACGCGCATGAACGCGCTAACGGACTCACCGAAGGAGAGATCCTCCTCCTCGAAAACGTTCGCTTCGATCCACGCGAAACCTCCAAGGACGAATCCGAACGAGGCGAGTTCGCCGACGAACTGGTCGCACTGGCCGCAGACAATGGTGCTTTCGTTTCCGATGGCTTCGGTGTAGTCCACCGTGCACAAACTTCCGTTTACGACGTTGCAAAGCGTCTTCCCTCCTACGCAGGCAAACTGGTCGACAACGAGGTCAACACCCTAGCCGCAGTCAAAGACAACCCAGAACACCCGTATGTTGTTGTGCTCGGTGGCTCCAAGGTCTCCGACAAGCTCGGCGTGATTGAAGCACTGGCAGAAAAGGCCGACAGTGTCATCATCGGTGGTGGCATGTGCTACACGTTCCTTACCGCACAGGGCCACAACACCCAGAATTCACTGCTGCAAGAAGAAATGGTGGATACGTGCAAGGACCTTCTCAAGCGCTTCGGCGACAAGATCGTCCTGCCAATAGACTTGGTTGTTGCTTCTGAGTTCTCTAACGAGGCAGAACACAAAGTAGTCGATCTCGACGGAACGCCAGAAGGCTGGATGTCTTTGGACATCGGCCCTGAGTCCGCGAAAAAGTACGCAGAGATTATCAAGGACGCCAAGACGGTGTTCTGGAATGGCCCCATGGGCGTATTCGAGCTGTCGAACTTCGCGGACGGTACCCGTGCGGTAGCTGAAGCAATGATCGAAGCTACCAAGAATAATGATTCCTTCACCGTTGTCGGTGGTGGCGACTCAGCTGCCTCCGTGCGCACCCTAGGCCTGGATGAAGAAGGCTTCTCCCACATCTCCACCGGTGGTGGCGCATCTCTCGAATTCCTCGAGGGCAAGGACCTACCGGGCGTTTCGGTCTTGAAATCATAA
- the tpiA gene encoding triose-phosphate isomerase: MARKPLIAGNWKMNHDHLQAIADVQKLAFALPKEDYEKVDVALTVSFTNIRSLQTLVEGDDLKITYGSQDISQHDSGAYTGEVSGEMLSKLGCTWAVVGHSERRQYHHETNELVAAKAKAALKWGISPIVCVGEPLEIREAGTHVDYVVEQTRASLEGLSTEELSKTVIAYEPVWAIGTGKVASAADAQEVNASIRTAVAKLADDDVAANMRILYGGSVKTETIAEIISQPDVDGGLVGGASLDGYDFAKLCAAAADATN, from the coding sequence ATGGCACGTAAGCCACTCATTGCCGGTAACTGGAAAATGAACCACGACCACCTGCAAGCAATCGCAGATGTTCAAAAGCTTGCCTTCGCCCTGCCGAAGGAGGACTATGAGAAGGTCGACGTTGCACTCACCGTTTCATTTACCAACATTCGGTCCCTGCAGACGCTTGTCGAAGGCGATGATCTGAAGATCACCTACGGTTCGCAGGACATCTCGCAGCACGATTCCGGCGCGTACACTGGTGAAGTCTCCGGTGAGATGCTCAGCAAGCTGGGTTGCACTTGGGCGGTTGTCGGCCACTCTGAGCGCCGCCAATACCACCATGAGACCAACGAGTTGGTGGCAGCGAAGGCCAAGGCGGCACTCAAATGGGGCATCAGCCCTATCGTGTGTGTCGGTGAGCCACTGGAAATTCGCGAAGCAGGCACCCACGTGGACTACGTCGTGGAGCAGACGCGGGCGTCTCTGGAAGGGTTGAGTACTGAGGAACTGTCCAAGACGGTCATCGCTTACGAGCCTGTCTGGGCTATCGGCACTGGCAAAGTAGCATCCGCAGCTGACGCGCAAGAAGTTAACGCGTCGATTCGCACGGCAGTCGCTAAGCTTGCCGACGACGACGTCGCAGCGAACATGCGGATTCTCTACGGTGGCTCCGTCAAGACTGAGACTATCGCTGAAATTATTTCTCAGCCGGACGTAGACGGCGGCCTCGTCGGTGGCGCGTCTCTCGACGGCTATGACTTCGCCAAGCTCTGCGCAGCAGCAGCTGACGCCACCAACTAA
- the ppc gene encoding phosphoenolpyruvate carboxylase, with protein MPTFDHLQEDIRFLGRILGQIIAEQEGEEVFNRVEAARQAAFEIAKGSAELSVLTEMFDNIAPDDATPVIRAFSHFALMANLAEDLHDEWTRVQAADAGEPAEDSTLEATWKKLGESDVTADQVAASLSDALVAPVLTAHPTETRRRTVFDAQKHITLLMKKRHEILDGPETARTKEKLDAVEYDIKRRMTLLWQTALIRVARPRIEDEVEVGLRYYKLSLLEEIPKINRDVYTTLSDKYGPDAITEVIVRPGSWIGGDHDGNPYVTADTLSYASRRAAQVVLKYYEGELHSLEHELSLSDRMTDVTVELVRLASEGHNNVPSRIDEPYRRAIHGMRGRIRKTTETLVGESSLDGNWHEVFDPYEQATDFLADLDIIDESLRASNDQIIADDRLLRLRSAVATFGFHLYSIDLRQNSESFEAAITELFAVARVHDNYAGLNEDEKVALLTTELQTPRPLMPSEGHTFSEATTREMDLLQQAKKAVDAFGADMVPHQIISMAQSVSDILEPMVLLKEVGLISANGDEPTGSIDIIPLFETIEDLKAGAGILRDLWSLPLYRCYLRQRGDLQEVMLGYSDSNKDGGFFAANWALYDAEINLVELSEQEGIRLRLFHGRGGTVGRGGGPSYDAILAQPEGAVDGSVRVTEQGEIISAKYGNPATARRNLEALVTATIEASLLPVSQIKDYERACEIMSEISELSQKKYSALVHDDPGFIEYFTQSTPVDEIGELNIGSRPSARKQTKDVSDLRAIPWVLAWSQSRAAIPGWFGVGSALAWWINDGDDADSRLAELRELYENWPWFNSTMSNMAQVMAKAEMQLVQRYSKLVTDQEVADRICGVIIDEFELTLTMLARITGSDELLADNPALARSVRSRFPYLLPLNVIQLELLLRHRAGDHRTGVSRGIQLTMNGLATALRNSG; from the coding sequence ATGCCAACGTTCGACCACCTCCAGGAAGATATCCGCTTCCTTGGCAGAATTCTTGGGCAGATCATCGCCGAACAAGAAGGCGAAGAAGTATTTAATCGCGTCGAAGCCGCCCGCCAAGCAGCGTTCGAGATCGCCAAAGGCAGCGCGGAGCTGTCGGTGCTCACCGAAATGTTTGACAATATTGCACCCGACGACGCAACACCTGTGATCCGCGCATTCAGCCACTTTGCCCTCATGGCTAATCTCGCCGAAGACTTGCACGATGAGTGGACGCGCGTCCAAGCAGCAGACGCCGGAGAACCTGCCGAGGATTCCACGCTTGAGGCAACGTGGAAGAAACTCGGCGAATCAGACGTCACTGCCGACCAAGTCGCCGCGTCGTTAAGCGACGCCCTCGTTGCTCCCGTGCTCACAGCTCACCCCACCGAAACCCGTCGGCGAACCGTATTCGATGCGCAAAAACACATTACGCTGCTGATGAAGAAACGCCACGAGATCCTCGACGGGCCCGAAACTGCGCGCACCAAAGAAAAATTGGACGCAGTAGAGTACGACATTAAGCGGCGAATGACTCTGCTCTGGCAGACCGCACTGATTCGTGTGGCGCGCCCCCGCATCGAAGACGAAGTGGAAGTAGGACTTCGCTACTACAAACTGAGCTTGCTTGAAGAGATTCCCAAGATCAACCGCGATGTGTACACCACCCTTTCGGACAAATACGGCCCTGATGCCATCACGGAAGTCATCGTGCGCCCAGGGTCCTGGATCGGTGGCGACCACGACGGCAACCCCTACGTGACTGCCGACACTCTTTCCTACGCTTCACGACGCGCAGCCCAAGTCGTGCTCAAATACTACGAAGGCGAGCTTCACTCGCTAGAGCACGAATTGAGCCTGTCTGACCGCATGACCGATGTCACCGTCGAACTCGTCAGGCTTGCTTCCGAAGGGCATAACAATGTCCCTTCACGAATCGACGAACCCTACCGGCGCGCCATCCACGGAATGCGGGGACGCATCCGCAAGACAACAGAGACATTAGTCGGAGAAAGCTCCCTCGACGGAAACTGGCACGAAGTATTCGACCCCTATGAGCAGGCGACTGATTTCTTGGCAGACCTCGACATCATCGACGAATCACTGCGCGCATCGAACGATCAAATCATCGCCGATGATCGCCTACTCCGACTACGCTCTGCGGTGGCCACATTCGGTTTCCACCTGTACTCCATTGATCTGCGCCAAAACTCAGAAAGTTTCGAAGCCGCCATCACAGAACTATTCGCCGTCGCCCGCGTCCACGACAACTACGCAGGGCTCAACGAAGATGAGAAGGTGGCTCTGTTGACCACGGAGCTGCAGACACCTCGGCCACTCATGCCAAGTGAAGGGCATACCTTCAGCGAAGCCACCACCCGGGAAATGGACCTGCTACAACAAGCCAAAAAGGCTGTCGATGCCTTCGGGGCGGACATGGTCCCACACCAGATCATCTCCATGGCGCAATCAGTCTCCGACATTCTCGAACCCATGGTGCTGCTCAAGGAAGTTGGATTGATCAGCGCCAACGGCGACGAACCGACCGGCTCAATCGATATCATTCCACTGTTTGAAACGATTGAAGACCTAAAAGCTGGGGCAGGAATCCTCCGCGACCTGTGGAGCCTTCCTCTGTACCGTTGCTACCTACGCCAGCGAGGTGATCTCCAAGAGGTCATGCTGGGCTACTCAGACTCCAACAAGGACGGCGGTTTCTTCGCCGCCAACTGGGCCCTCTATGACGCTGAAATCAACCTTGTCGAGCTCAGCGAACAGGAAGGGATCCGTCTTCGTCTCTTCCACGGGCGCGGCGGGACCGTTGGCCGCGGTGGCGGACCTTCCTATGACGCAATCCTGGCACAACCAGAAGGCGCAGTCGACGGCAGCGTTCGCGTCACCGAACAAGGCGAAATCATCTCCGCCAAGTATGGCAACCCGGCAACCGCCCGCCGAAACCTTGAAGCACTAGTCACCGCGACAATCGAGGCCAGCTTGCTGCCTGTCAGTCAGATCAAGGACTATGAGCGCGCCTGCGAAATCATGAGCGAGATCTCTGAACTTAGCCAAAAGAAATACTCCGCACTAGTACACGATGACCCAGGCTTCATCGAATACTTCACCCAGTCCACGCCGGTCGACGAGATCGGGGAACTCAACATCGGGTCGCGCCCTTCTGCGCGGAAACAAACCAAAGATGTTTCAGATTTGCGTGCCATTCCGTGGGTTCTTGCATGGTCACAGTCGCGTGCCGCAATCCCGGGCTGGTTCGGTGTCGGTTCTGCATTGGCGTGGTGGATCAATGACGGCGACGACGCAGACTCTCGCCTTGCTGAGCTACGTGAGCTTTACGAGAACTGGCCATGGTTTAACTCGACAATGTCGAATATGGCGCAGGTGATGGCTAAGGCCGAAATGCAACTGGTGCAGCGATATTCAAAGCTGGTCACGGACCAGGAGGTCGCGGACCGCATCTGCGGGGTCATCATCGATGAATTCGAGCTCACCCTCACAATGCTGGCGCGCATCACAGGCTCCGATGAACTGCTCGCAGACAACCCCGCCTTGGCTCGATCCGTTCGATCACGTTTCCCGTACCTGCTGCCACTTAATGTGATCCAGCTTGAGCTGCTGCTCCGCCACCGTGCGGGCGATCATCGCACCGGAGTGTCGCGTGGCATTCAGCTGACGATGAATGGTTTGGCGACCGCCTTGAGAAACTCGGGTTAG
- the secG gene encoding preprotein translocase subunit SecG has translation MTLALQIILVISAILMTVFVLLHKGKGGGLSSLFGGGVQSNLSGSTVVEKNLDRITVLMAVIWIACIVGLNLIQAYV, from the coding sequence ATGACGTTGGCACTGCAGATTATTTTGGTCATCTCCGCGATTTTGATGACTGTCTTCGTCCTGCTCCACAAGGGTAAGGGTGGTGGCTTGTCCAGCCTGTTTGGTGGAGGTGTCCAGTCCAATCTTTCCGGTTCGACGGTGGTAGAAAAGAACCTCGATCGTATTACCGTGCTGATGGCCGTGATTTGGATTGCGTGCATCGTTGGGCTGAACTTGATTCAGGCCTACGTATAA
- the zwf gene encoding glucose-6-phosphate dehydrogenase, translating to MTVNGTQWVNPLRNPHDKRLPRIAGPSGMVIFGVTGDLAYKKLLPAVYDLANRGLLPAGFTLVGFGRRDWSKEDFENYVRGSVEAGARTKFQEHVWERLAEGMQFVSGAFNDDQAFDNLANTLSEMDHTRGTAGNWAFYLSIPPSAFADVVYQLNRSGMAQAGKDSWRRVIIEKPFGDDLESAKELNAIVNSVFPEKSVFRIDHYLGKETVQNILALRFANQLFEPLWNAHHIDHVQITMAEDIGLGGRAGYYDGIGAARDVIQNHLLQLLALVAMEEPLNFSPASLRAEKLKVLRATTPVLPFDETTARGQYTEGWQGSQHVPGLRDEEGFDPDSTTETYAACTLEINSRRWAGVPFYLRTGKRLGRRVTEIALVFKEAPHQPFDEEQTGSLGNNAVVIRVQPDEGVLMRFGSKVPGYTMEVRDVNMDFSYSEAFTEESPEAYERLILDALLEDSSLFPTNDEVERSWEILDPIIEHWHSGGRPDEYEAGTWGPQSADDMLARNGHTWRRP from the coding sequence GTGACTGTTAACGGCACCCAATGGGTGAACCCCTTACGCAATCCACACGACAAACGACTGCCACGAATCGCGGGCCCGTCTGGCATGGTTATCTTCGGTGTTACCGGCGATCTGGCGTATAAGAAACTCCTGCCAGCCGTCTACGACCTGGCAAACCGCGGTTTGCTTCCGGCTGGATTTACACTTGTCGGATTTGGACGACGCGATTGGTCCAAGGAAGATTTCGAGAACTATGTCCGCGGATCCGTCGAAGCCGGTGCGCGCACTAAGTTCCAGGAACACGTGTGGGAACGTCTCGCCGAAGGCATGCAGTTTGTCTCCGGCGCGTTTAACGACGATCAGGCCTTCGACAACCTGGCCAACACCCTGTCTGAAATGGATCACACTCGCGGTACCGCCGGGAACTGGGCTTTCTACCTGTCGATTCCTCCGTCAGCCTTCGCGGACGTGGTCTACCAGCTGAACCGTTCCGGCATGGCTCAAGCAGGAAAGGACTCATGGCGCCGAGTGATCATCGAGAAGCCTTTCGGTGATGACCTTGAATCTGCCAAGGAACTTAACGCGATTGTGAACAGTGTCTTCCCAGAAAAGTCGGTCTTCCGCATCGACCACTATCTCGGGAAGGAAACGGTTCAGAATATTCTGGCACTACGCTTTGCCAACCAACTCTTCGAACCACTGTGGAACGCTCATCACATTGATCACGTTCAGATCACCATGGCCGAAGACATTGGGCTGGGCGGACGTGCCGGATACTACGACGGCATTGGCGCAGCCCGCGACGTGATCCAAAACCACCTGCTGCAGTTGCTCGCTCTGGTCGCAATGGAAGAACCACTGAACTTCTCCCCCGCTTCCCTTCGCGCGGAGAAACTGAAAGTTCTGCGCGCCACGACCCCAGTCCTGCCTTTCGACGAGACTACCGCGCGGGGCCAGTACACCGAAGGCTGGCAGGGTTCTCAGCACGTGCCGGGGCTTCGCGACGAGGAAGGCTTTGACCCAGATTCCACCACGGAAACTTATGCAGCTTGTACCCTAGAAATCAATTCTCGTCGGTGGGCGGGCGTGCCGTTCTACCTGCGCACTGGTAAACGCCTCGGCCGGCGTGTGACCGAGATTGCCTTGGTATTCAAGGAAGCTCCCCACCAGCCGTTCGACGAAGAGCAGACCGGTTCGCTGGGTAACAATGCCGTGGTGATTCGTGTGCAGCCTGACGAGGGCGTGTTGATGCGCTTCGGATCAAAGGTGCCCGGATACACCATGGAGGTCCGGGACGTAAATATGGATTTCTCCTATTCTGAAGCTTTCACCGAAGAATCACCAGAGGCGTATGAGCGACTGATCCTCGACGCGCTTCTTGAGGATTCATCCCTGTTCCCCACCAACGACGAGGTGGAGCGCAGCTGGGAGATCCTTGATCCGATCATTGAACACTGGCACTCTGGTGGCCGCCCCGACGAGTATGAGGCGGGCACCTGGGGCCCACAATCGGCAGACGACATGTTGGCACGCAACGGGCACACCTGGCGTCGCCCGTAA
- a CDS encoding glucose-6-phosphate dehydrogenase assembly protein OpcA, whose product MILNLPNTSTGEISKTLLDAQDNFSLATGRVLTLIVVAHADDTLDELLDTVRDASHEHPSRVLVLINHERHAETKIDAQAILAADAGASEMVVMHLYGELTEELASIVTPLLLPDTPIVAWWPTTAPARPAEHPIGKIAQRRITNARHNVSGNALLRLSNGYIPGDSDMMWSRITPWRGIVASALDRYPHEEVLSAEIVGPADNPSVDIAAGWLADRLHVPVTRNSFRPDEEDMRTLFSIRSVTLHRPSGPLVVEVLDERTMRLAVPNQPDSLVAANIRTDAECLAEELRHLDPDIAYEHALNGLAHVNVNY is encoded by the coding sequence ATGATATTGAATTTGCCCAACACCAGCACTGGTGAAATTTCGAAGACTCTCCTGGATGCGCAGGATAACTTTTCCCTGGCTACCGGCCGCGTGTTGACATTGATCGTCGTCGCGCATGCCGACGATACCCTCGACGAACTGCTCGACACAGTCCGTGATGCCTCCCACGAACACCCGTCCCGTGTGCTTGTTCTCATCAACCACGAGCGCCACGCCGAGACCAAAATTGACGCGCAAGCAATACTCGCAGCCGATGCGGGTGCGTCTGAGATGGTAGTCATGCACCTTTACGGTGAGCTGACGGAAGAACTTGCTTCCATCGTGACTCCCCTGCTTCTGCCAGACACCCCCATCGTGGCGTGGTGGCCAACGACAGCCCCAGCCCGCCCCGCTGAGCACCCGATAGGCAAGATTGCGCAACGACGCATCACCAACGCCCGCCACAACGTGTCCGGCAATGCGTTGCTGCGCCTGTCCAACGGCTACATACCAGGTGACTCAGACATGATGTGGTCGCGCATCACCCCGTGGCGTGGCATTGTCGCCTCCGCTCTGGACCGTTACCCTCACGAGGAGGTATTGTCGGCCGAAATCGTTGGGCCCGCCGACAACCCGTCTGTCGACATTGCTGCCGGCTGGCTTGCAGACCGTTTGCACGTGCCCGTCACCCGCAACTCTTTCCGCCCCGACGAAGAGGATATGAGAACTCTGTTTTCAATCCGCTCCGTAACGTTGCACCGACCTTCCGGCCCCCTCGTCGTGGAAGTGCTGGATGAGCGCACGATGCGCCTCGCCGTACCCAACCAGCCGGACTCGCTGGTGGCTGCCAATATCCGCACCGACGCTGAATGCTTGGCAGAGGAGCTACGCCACCTCGATCCGGATATCGCTTACGAACATGCTCTAAACGGCTTAGCGCACGTTAACGTCAACTACTAA
- the pgl gene encoding 6-phosphogluconolactonase: MVSINRVADLEELTATAAANIVEVVTSIQSSADGGVNKDGYAHLVLTGGTAGIQTLQNLAECEGIDWSKVHIYFGDERNVPVDHPDSNEGQARAALLSKVDIPAHHIHGYNLGETDMDTSAREYEELITSTSPNGFDLHLLGMGYEGHINSLFPDTDAVRETERLVIAVTDSPKPPPERTTLTLPAISRAERVWLLIAGENKAEAASHVARRSPAEQWPAAGAEGRKETVMFLADNAAGQIDAKS, encoded by the coding sequence ATGGTGTCTATTAACCGAGTCGCCGATCTTGAGGAACTGACCGCGACCGCTGCCGCAAACATTGTCGAAGTTGTTACTTCTATCCAGTCCTCCGCCGACGGAGGTGTGAACAAGGACGGTTACGCCCACCTGGTGCTTACAGGCGGCACCGCAGGTATCCAAACCTTGCAGAACCTCGCGGAATGCGAGGGCATCGACTGGTCCAAGGTCCACATCTATTTCGGTGATGAGCGCAACGTCCCAGTAGATCACCCTGACTCCAACGAGGGGCAAGCTCGCGCCGCGCTGCTGTCCAAAGTCGACATCCCGGCACACCATATCCACGGCTACAACCTGGGTGAGACAGACATGGACACTTCGGCGCGCGAGTACGAGGAGCTCATCACCTCTACCTCCCCGAACGGTTTTGACCTGCACTTGCTGGGCATGGGATACGAGGGACACATCAACTCACTGTTCCCCGACACCGATGCCGTACGCGAAACTGAGCGCCTTGTCATAGCCGTGACTGACTCGCCGAAACCACCGCCAGAGCGCACCACTTTGACCCTGCCCGCAATTTCGCGTGCAGAACGTGTGTGGCTGCTCATCGCGGGTGAGAACAAAGCAGAGGCCGCGTCACATGTGGCACGGCGCTCTCCCGCAGAACAGTGGCCAGCAGCAGGCGCCGAAGGCCGCAAGGAGACGGTCATGTTCCTCGCGGACAATGCTGCAGGACAGATCGACGCGAAATCTTAG